The Notolabrus celidotus isolate fNotCel1 chromosome 19, fNotCel1.pri, whole genome shotgun sequence DNA window gtattaataGGTTTCAATTTGTAGAGAGCATCATGATTGTGAATAAAGATGGAGTTGGATGTCGTCTTCCCAGAGAAATTGGTAGTGTGAGCAATaacttatttaacatttcagtgttAGTGCAGTATTACTAACAGTACATTTTCCCACCAACAAATAATctatttaaatgtaaacaaCAGCAACATTAGGTCTCCAAAGAAACTTTAAATAACTCAATAATTACTTTATCCACTGAACAGGACACAGCTTTACAAGATCATTTTTTAAACCTGgtttaaaaagtgcattttgGAGAAGTTCTTGCTGTAAGATTtgtatgctgttttttttttttgctgatgagtaagcttttttttctttagagtAAGAATGATCATTTGTTCAGCAGCATCTGAATCCAACTTGACATTTGATGGAGGATTGGTATGGATTGAAAAGGGTCAGCAGCTAATCAGAAGAATGGTTGAGTAGGTGGAGTCCAGAGGGCGTCTAGCAGTCCTACTGGTGGAAATATGGAGGGACTTTCCAGGACAGGTTGGGGAAGATGGATGTGCTCTCTCAAAGTACATGATTGAAATCATAAGTCTGAAGACCCTGAGTTGACTCGCTTTTTGTGGATCAATTTTcagcacttttttatttttgtctcagcTGCATCACTGTACACAGAACAAAACAGGGGCAACAATATCCTAGGATGTCAACTTCTCTAAAAGTGAtcctttgttttgctttttttatcACTGACAAGGTTTTCACAGGGAGGGAAATATATCTGCAGAGGTCCACCACATTcctaaacacacagagctggtTATTAAAAGTAATGACACTGAATAAAGCTGTTATTTGTCTTAAATCTTTGATTGTCTGACACTTTCAGCAACAAGAGTGCTAACTTATCCTTAGTTTGCATCTCAGATAACACAAGATCCAGATATGTCCTGTATGAAACACATGGCATGACTTGTAAACACCAAGGAAGCAGTAGGATATAAATGGTTTAATATCCAGCTGTatggttggtgttttctgaaAACTCTGAGGATGTGCATCTCGCAGAGAAGTTGAGACTTATGAAAGATGTTTTATGAGTTTGGTGGGGTACAGAACTGCTAAATGATTCACACAAATCCCCGTTTTAAAGAGTCCAATCCAAAACAACTCAGAGGACTTGGTTCCAGGTTAAGCCCTTGTCAGATTATATGGAAGGCAGTTAATTAGGAAGTGTTACTGTGTGCAGAGCAGGCATAAAATATCAGCTAAATCTGTATCAAAAAATtctaagttttaaaaaaaggacatacaTCAATTGATTTAAGGAGCCAAGAGGTATATGCAATCTGTGACTCTAGTGGGTGCAATAACTGTGCAAAGCCACAAATATCACAGCTGGGTATTGCCTGGTAACCAGATGGGTTAGAGGAAAAAAGATGTCAAGTGATGTTCTGATTCATGATAAGGTGGCCGAGGCCAAAAGTGGCCCAGACTCAAGATCAGGTCAAGTCCACTGCCCACATTAGGAGTACAGCTAGAAAGGAAAAGATCAAAGTAAGATAGAAATGAAATGACAGAAATAGTCCTCTCAGGGATGGGAAGGTTGAGGTGACGTAAGAAAATGAGGATTGCTCCATGTTCAGGCAATCCACTAAAAAGGCTGCCAAACTCACATTCATGGAAGGTGGCCCTGGGGGCTGATAAAGGACAATCATGTGAAGAGGTCCAGGGTGAGTTATGGTGATGGCACAGAATTCGAATGAAAGAAATGGTAAGAGTGACACTGGAGGAATAAGCAATTCCCACTCAGGAGAGATGAACAGACCTGATCCGCTATAGCCTGAAGCCTGAAGAGGCAGCAGTGCTATAAGGTGGGGAGAGTGCAGCAGGTGCTGGTGGGAGCTGTCAGGTGATTTATGTCCACACGAGagcaacaaaatgtagaaacaaGATCGGAGCACATTCTGAGTTGAACTCGGACTTTCTGGACTGCTGACTGATAGTTCCTGTCTCCCCTCCACAACATTTTAAGACGGGACAGACGTGCTGATAAGGATGGAGAGTATGCATTTTCAAGGATATCTCAAGGAACAAAatggaggagagggtggagatAAAAGGGAAGcttgtaaaaacaaaactgtgaaGGTGACATGAATCAACAGAGTGCCACTTAGATTTCCTTAGAAGTTGTAATAATTGTCATATGATATGGCATCAACATATTGCTATAGCTGTACAATTAGTGCTGTTAATAACCTCAGATCAAAATACAACAGGGCTCAAAATGAACTGTTTTACTTTGTAGCACTGTGCTCCCAACTTCAACAAGTTAGGAGCACCACAAAAAATGTAGGAGCAACCACTGGGAATTAAGAATCACCACAACTACAGTGCGCTACACAATACAACAGTGTTACCTGCAACTTCTGTCCCACAGGCTTTACAGTGAATGCAGTGCATTGTGCCGTTTTCATACCAGAGCCATTCAAAGTCTTTCAGCCACTCTCTCCAAAAACTGTGAGCCATCTTTGACGCTGGTTTATCCACAATCACTGTCATTCAGTCTGGAAACACCTCAGCgttctcttcatcttctctcttcagctcttatGATTTAACGCTAGCTAACTTCCTGTCATGTGACAATGAAGTGCAGGGATATGGAGTGATTGAACGCTTGTATCAACCAATCTAAAATCAGCATTGAACGTTAAAAATGTCAAGCTGTCATTTGATTGGATATGTAAGCACTGGATTGAACGGAAAGACGATTGATTAGTAATGCCTGCAATGAAGCCATTGTCGTTGTGGACTGTTATAGCACTGTGCCTCTTAACAGGCATTAGCAATTAACCACCAGTCACTGTATTGGCTAACATTGTGAAgagtaatgaaaaaaaagttgcgcCAAAACAATTCTTTGCACTTGTACAAATGCGCTTAAACATATTTCAAGGTTGCATGGATTACATTTTGGGGTTGGTAGCAATTTCATGCCCTTTAAGATATCAACATAACAGACCAATTAGTCGGTTGATTAAAGAAAGACAGCGAaaaccttattttttttaaaaatagcctaTAGAAGCTAACCTCAAGGGATCCCACTTAGAGCCTGTACAGTAAATTTCTATCTGCTTTTGCACTTCTAAGATATTCCCCTTCCAATATTGTTTAGGGAGTCAATATAATTTACAACGGTCGTCAACAATCTATGTAAAATTGCTAGACTCGTTACTGACATGAAAAATATACGTTTGTCCAACAATCACACAGTAATACATCACTTAGAATTAAGAAAGGAGGACTTTTAAGCCTCTAGTATTATGCttaatttgttttgttgatgATACTCTCATAACCTTAGTTTCAGTTATTCAGGCAGAACACCTtgcctcctgtctgtctgctaaTTCTCTTTAAGCAAGCTGTTCAAGTACTTGCTTGTTGATGTAtcatacttcttttttttcccagaaCCCTTTTATTTCCACTGCGTTGTTCCACTCGTCTGGCTCTGTAATGTTGATTTGGCCCTTGCCCCTCTTAGCATGGGTTAATTCCTCTTTGATTTGGCTTGCAGGATAAAAGAGTCTGCTAAATTGCCAAGTTCAATCAAGTCAAGATAAAAGGCTAATGATAGATGCAATGATTTCAATGGTAAACAGCAGGCCTGTTTCAAGCTCAAAGTGATGGAGAGGGtgtgttattttgtgtgtgGTCTCTAGAAGTGGAAGTAGATAGAGCATATTCTAAAACACTCCCCTTACAGGGCCTTCTTTGGCCTCCATGGATTAGGCAGTAGACTGAACATAGTCTCATGTCACTGACATTCAGTAAAAGTGAGCGTGTTGAATGACAATCAGCCTTTTATCCCTTGTAATGTGACATACTGGAAGGCAACCAATGCCTTTTTGTCTGCATTCACCTAGCTGACAGAGTCCCCTCTCCCTAGCACTGTTAATTCCTCCTTATCCCCCAGACAGTTTTTGTTTGCAAATTATTCATTACTGCTGATCTTTACAATTCTCCAACAAACATTGCTGGCATTTGTAATTTTAAATATGGACTTCTGGATtagataaaataaactaagtaataaaaacttttttttttttttcagtgaatcGTAAATGAATACACAATCCAGGGTCCCACAATGAAGGCTGACTGTCATCAAAGTAAGTAATTACTTTAAAAActaatattggaaaaaaaagtgatattGAACTTTCAGATATCCTGTAAATAAAACAAgcctgttaaaaaagaaagaaagaaagaaaatcaaagcTGAATAGATAATCAAAGACATTttcgtttatttatttgtacattggaaagtgttTGAAGCATCAAAACCCATGTTTGATATAGATCTCCATTGGTATCATTGCACCCCTTTCACAACGATATAATTCCCGTGGGTAGCTGTCTCCTGCTGTGTGCTTTGCAAATTAACTAGCTAATTATTCAAATTATAAGGGGCAGCCACAAGAACATGAACACCTGTAAAAGCTTATTATACCACCATAAACAAATACTACTTCTTAAAGAAGCTCATCTCAATCAAATACAACCTCCAAAAAGTTGAAATGCTgtctattatatatattttttttaaatgataaaaacagattatttaaaTCCTTTAATCTAATTTAACTGAAAATAATGCAGACAAAATATCAAAGGTTGAAATTTAAAAATTCCGTGACCTTGCTAATAATTGTATGCTTGTTCTAAATTTGATTCCAGCAACGGTTCCAAAAAATTGTGATAGGTTTTTTTCAATGGCGTTTTtgccattgtgttgcatcacctcttcttcaGACAACTCTATGTTAATGTTTGGGAACTGAGGAGAcctgtttctggagttttgagagTAAAATGTtatcccattcttgcctgagaTAGGATTCCGGCTGTTGTCTTCATTCATGATGTGcagaatgttttcaatgggtgaccAGTTGCCAACTggtcacccattgaaaacatgaacacaaatgAATGAATTGAGAAGGGGGATGGACAGGGGGTTCTCTCTCACAGTagtgacagggacacagagtgcatcagtggtggtctccaccggtcttgatataaaataaggAGTCCGCCTAgctcaagaccaagacaagacagaGTAAATAAGCTTTCAATTACGAGAAGAGACCGAGAACTAAAATAAGTGGTCTCGAGACCAACATCGGTCTCAAGTACTACAACACCACCAGTTAGGACTGCAGGTAGGCCAGTGTGGCCCCCAGGACTCTTCTGCTATGAAGCagtgctgttgtaatacgtgtAGAAaatggtttggcattgtcttccCTAAAAAAGGCAttatctggatggcagcatacaAAACCTGCTTTTTGTTTAGCATTCATGGTGGGTTCCCAGATCTTTAAGCATGCCTTGAACGCCTATTCATATCACAGAtcctggcttttgaactgtgctcTGTTAACAAGCACAGTGGTCCCTCTACTTTTTGGAGTGGTGGATGGAGAGGgtaaccaaaataaataaatagatataaaaaTACCTTTTGATTAATCAAAAAGGACAGTTTTTCAGTTTGCCTCAGTCGTATTTAATTGGGCCCAAAGACGTTCATTTGTGGATGAAAGAACAAATTGTGTGACATTGagcaatgcagtgatttccaccacagagtcatctatttttttttagtgcAGTGCCGCCTGAGGGCCCAAAGATCATGCCAGTCCCTTTTGAGATTTTTCAAgtttctgaatcttttaatgacatagtgtactgtagatgatgaaatccctgaatgaactgaggaacattattctgaaattgctgATCTAGTTGCTCACTCAATCACTCACGGTGTAGTGAACATTTTCCCATCTTTACTTCAGCCTGTCTGGGATGCCCTTTTTATTCCctgtcatgttactaacctgttgcaaagtATAAAGTAATGAAGTTACTTCGCAACTTTTTGGAGCATCaaacatgttttgaaatgttttgttttcctggtgcacacttttctgaaatctgttgctggcatcaaactCAAAACAAGCAAATATTTTTCAATTTCCACATCTGATATTTTGCATTTGCattactttaaatgttttaaatcaaatagGGGGGTCAATTATtcaccatcaaaatctgtttataTCAATATTTTCCACAGCGTTACAACTTTTCTGAGATTGgggttgtatttgttttgttttttttaactgcaatGCAAAGTCAATCCATTACCACAGTATATTtcagaaaatacaattttactGGATGTTACAGTATGTTTCTTATTATGTCTTCCCTCTGTGCATTTCTGGCTTGAGACCATACTGTGCTCATGTACTGCTGGGATGAAATTGCACATTTTGATGGCTTGGAGACAGCATGGCATGTTGTTCTGAAGGCACATAACACATAATAAAATGAGGTCCTTCAATAGCCACATTGTTCAATTTGATAAAATTGATGGCAATGCAtagaatgaaaacagaaaatgacaaTTAAAAGCTTAAGCTTCCTCATTTTTCCCTCTTCAGCCGTCCAGCATCACATTAAATGGAATTTTACATAGAAAAATTTCCTTACCAAACGTAACGTGGTGCTGAGGGCTGAAAATAAAAGAGCTTATGCCGAGGTGCTCATGGCAAAGAACAACAAAATGGCAGCTGTGAAATGTGCTTGTGCTTCTTTACAATCAAACCAGTGCGAGCAACCTGTGAGCATTACATCAGGTGACCTGCCCTCCGGAAAGCCAGACGGTCAGAAACAGAAATGGAAAACAATGTGAAGGATCTAGCCCTCctactcttcctccttctcctgttTAAACCTCTGCATTTACAGTCATTCCTCCTGAGAGAGCCTGCCAGAAATTCATGCCATAGAGATGCTGTGAATATCTAGGAACCAGACACAGTATGAGTGGGCTGataatgtgaaaaatatatagAGAGCTTATCTAAAATGTGTCTTGTGCTTTTTTGAATACAGTTTCTGAGGTTAGGGTACCTGATCAGGCAGGTGGGTTACAGCAGGGCCGGCACATCAGTGTTTAAGCTTTGCTCAGCTGTAGCTGAGGAAACTTGCAAAATATCAGCACTCACCGGCTGCAGCAATGTGGGAATAAGACTTTTTTCTCTTGCTTTCAACTGTTACACTCTTGTGTACATGGCATGCGGTACCATTCCTGGTTAAACCTTTCAATTCAACTGATGTTTTGAAGAAATTCACTTGCCTGTGTATGAAGCATTTCAAAGGATTCCCACTCCTTTCGGGACTATCAAAATACTACTTCTTTCTgggtgagagtgtgtgcagaaaatgtgtgtttttactaCCCCTGTGCAAGTTAAAATGTGCATGGCTACTGAATGTATCGTCTCAGTTTGTGTGTGACCAATCAATTAAGCCAGTGAGTAAACAAGTGACAAATTTCAGCAAGTCAGTGTGCAAAGAAGGgtagggaaaaaaagaaaagaaatgctgTTGGGGGACCATAAGCATTTGGTATTTTCCAACAAATACCTCGAGTCACAGCTATATAAAATAAAGTGTGAAGTCATCAGCTGAGAGGAAGCTCTATTCACTGACAAGAGCCCCTATTAGCATTCACATCCAGTGTCCAAAAGTGAGCCTTTCCATCATTCAGCTATTCTCCCCACACAATACTGCTCATCAAAAAGTGAAAAGCAGCAGcgcaaacacacaaagcatAAATCCTGTGTTATGCAAgccagaaattaaaaaaaaagcataaggGTACCTGAGCAAATAAATGTCTCATCATAAACAGCACAGATTAAGCTCGGGATTATGTAGAATAGGAAATGTAATCAGACTCATTTATCAGTATTTCTGTACAATTCtgtgcaaaacaaacatttgcatCTCAGCAGAGATTAGGGTTTAAGCGTATATACAAACACCCATCTGAAAACATGAGAAATCTTGTTATACATAAATTGAAGCTGAAACCTCGTCTCCTTGATTCAATAGTAATCCATGGGTACACAGTATTTACCAAACCTGCTGTGTAAGGCTAAGTAATCAAGTAGCAGTCTTATCATCTATCAGAGCAGTGTAAATAATTACCTCTGGTCCTCTTGCTGTGGACAGAGTTTTGTATAGGAGAAGTGGCGGTGGTGTGGGTCATACCTCGCATTCTCGGGAGCCGGAGATTGTATAGGTGCAGGGTCCGGTTCCATTGACAAGCACATCCATGGCCTCGGAATTGGTGGGCTTGTAGTCCACATAGTACTCCTGCAGCGGAGAGCTCAGGGTGCGCTCCGTCTCTCTAGCTTTCTTGCGGCGTTTGCGAGCTGCTGCCGAATGCTCCTGTAGCTGCTTGACACTGCTAGGGTATCGCTTCCAAGACACGTAGATCACCAACAGGATCATTGCAACGGATAGAAAAAGGGCAACACTTCCAGCTACGATCTTATGGAAGGACACAGGCTCCAAGTCTTGCTCTGGGGGTAGTGCCACTGGTGGGGTAACAGCTGATGTGGGGCCTCTGATGgatccctctcctctttttccagaCCCAGTTGGTAAAGCCAGAATAGCTGGAATACGTTCAGTTTGCACAGGGACAATGGAAGGGGTTGGGGGAATACTCACAGGGAGTGTTGTCACTAGATTTGATTGACATACACCAAAAGCTTCAACAGCATCCAAAACTTTCTCCCCCTGGGCTTTCTTGGGGAGGCACAGATCATGGTGGTTTCCTTTGCCCCTCTGAAGTTTCTCAGCCAGCCCACCAGAGGACAGATAGCAGGGCCACAGTCCCATACGTTCCCAGCTAAGCTAATTGTAGTCAAGGAGATCCAAGCATCAACCACCTCTTGGGACACATTGGTCAGCTTGTTAGAGTCAAGATTGAGGGTCTGCAGGTTGGGTAAGCATTGATAAACTACAGCATCCACCTCTGTCAGATCGTTCCCAGACAGATCCAGTTTCTGGATAGAGGCCCAGGTCCAAGTTAGACCCTGGCTCATTGAACGGATGCGATTCCACTGCAGGTAAAGTGCCCGCAGATTGTACAGACGAGGGAAGTGAGAGAAATTAATCTTTGAGAACTGGTTATGCTCCAAATGCAGCTCAGTGAGCTTGACTAGGCCTGAAAATGCATTCCGAGTGATACTGCGCAAGCGGTTGTAACCCAGATCCAGGAACTCAAGATTCCTACAATCTTGGAACAACGCATTGGGACAATTTTCAGAGAGTTTGAGCGTATGTGAAGGCTGAGAAGCTTCCGTAGGCCCTGGAACTGCCCAGGCTGCAAAGCCTGCAGTTTGTTGTATGACAGGTCCAGATTACGCAAATTAGGGACAGGGTGGAATGTGGTGTTGTGGAGCGAGGTGATTTTGTTGGAGCTCAGAATCAACTCTTTGAGCCTGCGGACGCCCTGGAAGGCCATTCCATCCACAGAGGCAATGTAGTTGTGGTCCAAGTAGAGCCAGATAAGGTGGTTGAGACCAACGAACTGGCCTGCTCGTAGACTGGCAAGGCTGTTGTACCGCAGAGACAAGCCTTCACAACCTCCTGAGAGATTCTTGGGGACATCGCGAAAGGCGCTGGACTCACAGTAGACAATTTTTCCATCACAGCGACAGCTCTTAGGGCATGGGCGTTCACTCAATGATGGATTTGCCGCCAGCCACACCTGCATCAGAAGTTGGACCACTAGCCAGCGACGCCGCAGAGCAGAGCCTGTTGAGAAAGGAAGCAGGAGAGGAAAGGTGAGAGGAGTTAGGAAGAAACTTTAAATATAAGCTTTTGTTTTGTGCAGTGTTCTTTCAGGAATTGAGCAGCATTTACAACTACAGAAACAGCACTCGGAAGTGGTTTCTGTTCTTATTCAGGGTGATACCAGCAATTCTGTTCAGACATTTATCTATCAAGTCTTATGAGGTCATACAGATAAGGAGAATATCCTTGAAAGTAAATCATTTAATCTGGGGGTATTCCAAACAACAGCAATATCTGCATTGGAACACCCACTGTCCCTCTACTGATAAGTTTAGTAGCCTAGCATATGGGTCCTCCTGTCCCCTAAAGCCCGAGATATATAGGACAAATGTGTggcgagagccagcacatcactggggttatcaagtgtgAACCTCCCAACACTGATGTTTCGTTTAGTTAGGCCCacaacacctcagagaggcttAACAGTTAGCTCTGGCATCCCAGAGCAACCCCCCCTCTATGCCACCATCCATTATGTTCACTAgcagaacattttaatttaataaccCAGCCCATACAGTGTTGCAGTAAGAGTTACAAGATTTTAGTAGTTCACATGGCAAAATTTTAGAAACTGAGGTCCAGTTTTACTTAGCTTCCAAAAAGGATGCAAGTTTGGAAAAGTTCTTGAAAATAGCCTGTGACTGTGAGTTCCGTGAATCACTACCCCAGATGGCTCAGGAAGCATGTGAGCTAGAGAAAGAGGTAAAAAGAGACAGGATTCTGAAAATGTATGAGTTGgtttttttcatcaattttAATATTTGCAGAACAGACGGCATGTATTTGTCAGCTTTTGTGACACCAGTTTGTTCCAAGTAAAAGTGGCAATAATATAATCAGAGAACACTGTGTCTTGCTCAGAACTTGAAGGTTAAATTTATGACTTGCTGCTCTACGTGAACATATCACAGCAATTGTTGAAGTCTAATAAAAAACTGTCTTGAAGTTAAAAACTAGTTTGACTGacataattgaaataaatgacTATGTTCTGGTTCCAGCTCTACCcctcatcatttatttatttatttatttatttatttatttatttatttatttatttatttatttatttattgccaACTAAAACATTACATTAGTAAATAATTATGCTACGTTAAGTCTGTAGCAACGAAACTATGTCACCAATAAGTGGTGTTTTTAAGAACTTACACACATGCTACAACACACATAGATATATATTTAGTTGTAAGGCAATGTTTACAGACTCATTATCTCAAATCACATGGTCTTAGCTCTTTGGATTGATATAATTTGTGCTGCATGTTTACAATGAATACACAGTGACAACTACTACAGAGGCAAAGCAACTTCCAATATGCTCAGTcatatttctctctgtgtttgtacttAGTCACCCTATAAGCCTTCATTACACCAATGGTGGAGTTAGATAAGTCATGAAAGGCAGTCTGTACAGCGCAAATTAGCATTCAAGGGGTAATGGTTGTGTATACAGTGCCCAAGGCATTTCACTTTAGACTTCagccatttctttttttttttgccaaatccAATCAGTAGAAGGTTCAACATGAACCATTgccaaaaagaaagaagaaggcgAAACCCCCTATGGAATTACGTAACTTATCCCCTCTACGGAGATCATCCTCCCACATGACAAATCTGGCATGTTGTGTCTCTGGAGAATGGTTGCATATATGTGATGCACATATCTTATAATTTTGCTGTAGACACTTCCTTTCAGTACTATTTTAAATCGAAGAAAAGTGGTTGGTAGCTTCCTATATCACCCCTTGTTCTGCGGTGAGACAGAGTTGTTTCCATTAAAATCGTTCCCCTTTGCAGAGCCACTAATGATCTGTCATTAAGATACATTGATTTCCCCTTGAGGAGGTGGTATGGGGGATTCACTACTTATGTGTGTTTCTCAAGGCGATATAATTAAGAATGGGCTTTATTGCCATTATCACAGAGAGATAAGGGGAATATGTCAGGATGTAAGTTGTCCATGCTTTAATTAGCTTAGAAAACGTATGATGTGTTGGCAGGAAGCAGGCTCACTAAAAATGAATGTGTTGTATGTTATGTTGATGTGTTACACTAATGATGAACTTCTGCTAAAACACAGTATCTCAGGGCTCTTACCATTCCTGTACTGGAGTTGAGCCAATAaggatgattttaattttctagtaTTTTCTATAATCCTTGCAGGATGTATCAGAAATATTTTTCCTGACATAGAGTTACTGAGAGGCATCATACAACATATGCTATCTAACATAGCCATTTCACTCTTTGCCAAGCATCTGCTGATCCCATATGggtattgtatgtgtgtgtctgtgtttctatgAATGTGAATGAGAGAGATacacttgctgtttg harbors:
- the LOC117831532 gene encoding LOW QUALITY PROTEIN: leucine-rich repeat transmembrane neuronal protein 4 (The sequence of the model RefSeq protein was modified relative to this genomic sequence to represent the inferred CDS: inserted 2 bases in 2 codons), with translation MGSALRRRWLVVQLLMQVWLAANPSLSERPCPKSCRCDGKIVYCESSAFRDVPKNLSGGCEGLSLRYNSLASLRAGQFVGLNHLIWLYLDHNYIASVDGMAFQGVRRLKELILSSNKITSLHNTTFHPVPNLRNLDLSYNKLQALQPGQFQGLRKLLSLHIRSNSLKIVPMRXFQDCRNLEFLDLGYNRLRSITRNAFSGLVKLTELHLEHNQFSKINFSHFPRLYNLRALYLQWNRIRSMSQGLTWTWASIQKLDLSGNDLTEVDAVVYQCLPNLQTLNLDSNKLTNVSQEVVDAWISLTTISLAGNVWDCGPAICPLVGWLRNFRGAKETTMICASPRXAQGEKVLDAVEAFGVCQSNLVTTLPVSIPPTPSIVPVQTERIPAILALPTGSGKRGEGSIRGPTSAVTPPVALPPEQDLEPVSFHKIVAGSVALFLSVAMILLVIYVSWKRYPSSVKQLQEHSAAARKRRKKARETERTLSSPLQEYYVDYKPTNSEAMDVLVNGTGPCTYTISGSRECEPIKARTHNKYSSHHIPPKQGQGDEVKER